One window of Enterobacter sp. RHBSTW-00175 genomic DNA carries:
- the gntR gene encoding gluconate operon transcriptional repressor GntR yields MKKKRPVLQDVADRVGVTKMTVSRFLRNPEQVSVALRGKIAAALDELGYIPNRAPDILSNATSRAVGVLLPSLTNQVFAEVLRGIESVTDAFGYQTMLAHYGYKPELEEERLESMLSWNIDGLILTERTHTPRTLKMIEVAGIPVVELMDSQSPCLDIAVGFDNFEAARQMTAAIIARGHRHVAYLGARLDERTIIKQKGYEQAMLDANLTPYSVMVEQSSSYTSGIELMRQARREYPQLDGIFCTNDDLAVGAAFECQRLGLKIPDDMAIAGFHGHDIGQVMEPRLASVLTPRERMGRIGAERLLARIRGEVVTPKMLDLGFTLSPGGSI; encoded by the coding sequence ATGAAAAAGAAACGCCCCGTACTTCAGGATGTAGCCGATCGCGTCGGTGTGACCAAAATGACGGTCAGCCGTTTTTTACGTAACCCGGAACAGGTTTCCGTGGCGTTGCGTGGCAAGATTGCCGCTGCCCTCGATGAACTGGGTTATATCCCCAACCGCGCACCCGATATTCTCTCCAATGCCACCAGCCGCGCGGTAGGTGTCTTGCTTCCTTCCTTGACCAACCAGGTTTTCGCCGAAGTATTACGCGGTATCGAAAGTGTGACCGATGCGTTTGGTTATCAGACCATGCTGGCGCACTACGGGTACAAGCCGGAACTGGAAGAAGAACGTCTTGAATCAATGCTTTCCTGGAACATCGACGGCCTGATTTTAACGGAACGTACTCACACCCCGCGCACGCTGAAAATGATTGAAGTGGCCGGCATCCCGGTGGTGGAGTTGATGGACAGCCAGTCGCCCTGCCTCGATATCGCCGTCGGGTTTGATAACTTCGAAGCGGCGCGTCAAATGACCGCGGCGATCATCGCCCGCGGTCATCGCCATGTGGCCTACCTGGGTGCGCGTCTTGATGAACGTACTATCATCAAACAGAAGGGATACGAGCAGGCGATGCTCGACGCAAACTTAACCCCGTACAGCGTGATGGTGGAGCAGTCCTCTTCCTATACGTCGGGTATTGAGTTGATGCGCCAGGCACGACGCGAGTATCCGCAACTGGACGGTATTTTCTGCACCAACGATGACCTCGCGGTCGGTGCGGCGTTTGAATGTCAGCGTCTGGGGCTGAAAATCCCTGATGATATGGCGATTGCTGGTTTCCACGGCCATGACATTGGCCAGGTGATGGAGCCGCGTCTGGCGAGCGTCCTGACACCGCGTGAACGCATGGGTCGTATTGGCGCAGAACGCCTGCTGGCGCGCATTCGTGGTGAGGTTGTGACCCCTAAAATGTTAGATTTAGGTTTCACCTTGTCACCAGGTGGATCTATTTAA
- a CDS encoding pirin family protein, translated as MIYLRKANERGHANHGWLDSWHSFSFADYYDPNFMGFSALRVINDDVIDAGQGFGTHPHKDMEILTYVLEGAVEHQDSMGNKEQVPAGEFQIMSAGTGVRHSEYNPSKTEKLHLYQIWIIPEKTGITPRYEQRRFDAEQGKQLVLSPDAREGSLKVNQDMELYRWALAKNEQSVHQIAANRRVWIQVVKGEVTINGTKATTADGLAIWDEQALSVHADSESEILLFDLPPV; from the coding sequence ATGATCTACTTACGCAAAGCAAACGAACGTGGTCACGCGAATCATGGCTGGCTGGACTCATGGCATTCATTCTCGTTTGCTGATTACTACGACCCGAATTTCATGGGCTTCTCTGCACTGCGCGTGATTAACGACGACGTGATTGACGCAGGCCAGGGCTTCGGAACCCATCCGCACAAAGACATGGAAATCCTGACTTATGTGCTGGAAGGGGCGGTTGAGCACCAGGACAGCATGGGCAACAAAGAGCAGGTTCCGGCGGGCGAGTTCCAGATTATGAGCGCGGGTACCGGGGTGCGTCACTCTGAGTACAACCCAAGCAAAACGGAAAAACTGCACCTGTATCAAATCTGGATCATTCCAGAAAAAACCGGCATCACGCCGCGTTACGAACAGCGTCGTTTCGACGCAGAGCAGGGCAAACAGCTGGTGCTGTCCCCGGATGCGCGTGAAGGTTCCCTGAAAGTGAACCAGGATATGGAACTGTATCGCTGGGCGCTGGCGAAAAACGAACAGTCTGTGCATCAGATTGCTGCCAACCGCCGCGTGTGGATCCAGGTGGTGAAAGGTGAAGTGACCATTAACGGTACTAAAGCCACCACGGCTGATGGTCTGGCAATCTGGGATGAGCAGGCACTGTCCGTTCATGCCGACAGCGAAAGCGAAATTCTGCTGTTCGATCTGCCGCCGGTTTAA
- the yhgN gene encoding NAAT family transporter YhgN, with product MSEIISAAVLLILIMDPLGNLPIFMSVLKHTEPKRRRAIMIRELLIALLVMFIFLFAGEKILAFLNLRAETVSISGGIILFLIAIKMIFPSAEGSSSGLPAGEEPFIVPLAIPLVAGPTILATLMLLSHQYPNQMSHLVIALLIAWGGTFIILLQSSLFLRLLGEKGVNALERLMGLILVMMATQMFLDGIRAWMKG from the coding sequence ATGAGTGAAATCATTTCCGCAGCGGTTTTATTGATCCTGATTATGGATCCACTCGGAAACTTACCTATCTTCATGTCGGTGCTAAAACACACCGAACCGAAGCGCCGCCGGGCAATTATGATCCGCGAGCTGCTGATTGCGTTGCTGGTGATGTTTATCTTCCTTTTCGCGGGCGAAAAAATCCTCGCGTTCCTGAATTTACGCGCAGAAACGGTCTCTATTTCCGGCGGGATTATCCTGTTCCTGATTGCCATTAAGATGATTTTCCCGAGCGCGGAAGGGAGCAGCAGCGGGCTACCTGCGGGTGAAGAGCCGTTTATTGTGCCGCTGGCGATTCCACTGGTTGCCGGGCCGACAATTCTGGCGACGCTGATGTTGCTGTCGCATCAGTATCCGAACCAGATGAGCCATCTGGTGATTGCCCTGCTGATTGCCTGGGGCGGGACCTTTATTATTTTGCTGCAATCGTCGCTGTTTTTACGTCTGCTGGGCGAGAAAGGGGTGAACGCGCTGGAGCGCCTGATGGGGCTGATTCTGGTGATGATGGCGACACAGATGTTCCTGGACGGGATCCGGGCGTGGATGAAAGGCTAG
- a CDS encoding oxidoreductase, with protein MTLHCAFIGFGKSTTRYHLPYVLNRKDRWHVAHVYRRSAKPEEQSPQYSHIHFTSDLDEVLSDPQVKLVIVCTHADSHFDYAKRALEAGKNVLVEKPFTPTLAEAKTLFALAKSKGLIVTPYQNRRFDSCFLTAKKAIESGKLGDIVEVESHFDYFRPVAETKPGQPQDGAFYGLGVHTMDQIISLFGRPGDVAYDIRSLRNKANPDDTFEAQLFYGDLKAIVKTSHLVKIDYPKFIVHGTKGSFIKYGIDQQETSLKANIMPGDPGFAADDSVGVLEYVNDDGVTVREELAPETGDYGRVYDALFDTLSNGAPNYVKETEVLTNLEILERAFAQASPATITLAR; from the coding sequence ATGACCCTACATTGCGCATTTATTGGATTTGGTAAAAGCACCACCCGGTATCACCTGCCGTATGTTCTCAACCGTAAAGACCGCTGGCACGTTGCCCACGTCTACCGCCGCAGCGCGAAACCCGAAGAGCAATCCCCGCAGTATTCCCATATTCATTTCACCAGCGACCTTGATGAAGTCTTAAGCGATCCGCAGGTCAAACTGGTTATCGTTTGTACCCACGCTGACAGCCATTTCGACTACGCAAAACGCGCGCTGGAAGCCGGGAAAAATGTGCTGGTGGAAAAACCGTTCACCCCGACGCTTGCCGAAGCGAAAACCCTGTTTGCGCTGGCGAAAAGCAAAGGGCTGATCGTCACGCCATACCAGAATCGCCGTTTTGACAGCTGCTTCCTGACGGCAAAAAAGGCGATTGAGAGCGGCAAGCTCGGTGATATCGTTGAGGTTGAAAGCCATTTTGATTACTTCCGTCCGGTGGCGGAAACCAAACCCGGCCAGCCGCAGGATGGCGCGTTCTATGGCCTGGGCGTGCATACGATGGACCAAATTATCTCTCTGTTTGGCCGCCCGGGTGACGTGGCCTATGACATCCGCAGCCTGCGTAATAAAGCCAACCCGGACGATACCTTCGAAGCGCAGCTGTTTTACGGCGACCTGAAGGCCATCGTCAAAACCAGCCATCTGGTGAAAATCGACTATCCGAAATTCATCGTCCATGGCACGAAAGGGTCGTTTATCAAGTACGGCATTGACCAGCAGGAAACCAGCCTGAAGGCCAATATCATGCCGGGCGATCCCGGTTTTGCGGCGGATGATTCCGTGGGCGTGCTGGAGTACGTGAATGACGATGGCGTAACGGTCAGGGAAGAACTGGCACCTGAAACGGGCGACTATGGCCGCGTGTACGATGCGTTGTTTGACACCCTCAGCAACGGCGCGCCGAATTACGTCAAGGAAACTGAAGTTCTGACCAACCTTGAAATCCTTGAACGGGCCTTTGCACAGGCTTCTCCTGCCACGATAACCCTCGCCAGATAA
- a CDS encoding IS481 family transposase: MESLMSWDARDTMSLRTEFVLFASQDGANIRSLCRRFGISPATGYKWLRRWAEEGASGLQDRPRIPHHSPNRSSDDITALLRMAHDRHERWGARKIKRWLEDQGHTMPAFSTVHNLMARHGLLPGTSPGIPATGRFEHDAPNRLWQMDFKGHFPFGGGRCHPLTLLDDHSRFSLCLAHCTDERRETVQQQLVSVFERYGLPDRMTMDNGSPWGDTTGTWTALELWLMRLGIRVGHSRPYHPQTQGKLERFHRSLKAEVLQGKWFASGGELQRAFDHWRTVYNLERPHEALDMAVPGSRYKPSERQYSGNTTPPEYDEGVMVRKVDISGKLSVKGVSLSAGKAFRGERVGLKEMQEDGSYEVWWYSTKVGVIDLKKKSITMGKGC; the protein is encoded by the coding sequence ATGGAGTCGCTTATGTCCTGGGATGCGAGAGATACCATGTCATTACGTACCGAGTTTGTTTTGTTCGCCTCGCAGGACGGGGCGAACATCCGTTCCCTCTGCCGTCGCTTCGGCATTTCACCTGCCACCGGCTATAAGTGGCTTCGCCGCTGGGCGGAGGAAGGGGCCTCCGGCCTTCAGGACCGCCCGCGCATACCGCACCATTCCCCGAACCGCTCATCTGACGACATCACTGCCCTGCTGCGTATGGCGCATGACCGCCATGAACGCTGGGGCGCACGCAAGATAAAGCGCTGGCTGGAAGACCAGGGGCACACCATGCCCGCCTTCAGCACCGTCCATAACCTCATGGCCCGTCACGGTCTGCTGCCGGGCACTTCACCGGGCATTCCCGCCACGGGACGGTTCGAACATGACGCGCCGAACCGCCTCTGGCAGATGGATTTTAAGGGCCACTTTCCCTTTGGAGGCGGCCGCTGCCATCCGCTCACCCTGCTGGACGACCACTCCCGATTTTCCCTGTGCCTGGCGCACTGTACCGATGAACGGCGCGAGACCGTGCAGCAGCAGCTGGTCAGCGTGTTTGAGCGCTACGGCCTGCCGGACCGGATGACGATGGACAACGGTTCTCCGTGGGGAGACACCACCGGCACCTGGACGGCGCTGGAGCTGTGGCTGATGCGTCTGGGTATCCGGGTGGGGCACTCCCGGCCGTATCATCCGCAGACGCAGGGTAAGCTGGAGCGTTTTCACCGGAGCCTGAAGGCAGAAGTGCTGCAGGGGAAGTGGTTCGCGAGCGGGGGCGAACTGCAGCGCGCCTTCGACCACTGGCGGACAGTCTATAACCTTGAACGCCCGCATGAGGCGCTGGATATGGCGGTACCGGGGTCGCGGTATAAGCCGTCAGAGCGGCAGTACAGCGGCAACACCACGCCCCCGGAATACGACGAGGGCGTGATGGTCAGGAAAGTGGATATCAGCGGAAAGCTGAGCGTGAAAGGGGTAAGTCTGAGCGCAGGCAAGGCGTTCAGGGGAGAACGGGTCGGGCTGAAGGAGATGCAGGAAGACGGCAGCTACGAGGTGTGGTGGTACAGCACGAAAGTGGGGGTGATCGACCTGAAGAAAAAGTCGATCACCATGGGTAAAGGATGTTAA
- the yhhY gene encoding N-acetyltransferase translates to MSEIVIRHAEPKDAEALRQNYMHPEVYHDTLQLPHPSLEHWQERLIPKPGQKRLVACIDEKIVGDLALQVEASPRRSHVATFGISVAAQAQGRGVGSALMREMINLCDNWMRIDRIELTVFADNPPALALYRKFGFEIEGTGKKFALRNGEYVDAYYMARMK, encoded by the coding sequence ATGAGTGAGATAGTGATACGCCACGCTGAACCGAAAGATGCCGAAGCATTACGCCAGAATTATATGCATCCGGAGGTGTATCACGACACGCTACAACTACCTCATCCTTCCCTTGAGCATTGGCAGGAACGCCTTATCCCTAAGCCTGGCCAAAAACGCCTGGTGGCCTGCATCGACGAGAAAATCGTCGGCGATCTGGCGCTTCAGGTGGAAGCAAGCCCGCGCCGCAGCCACGTGGCAACCTTTGGTATCAGCGTTGCAGCACAGGCTCAGGGGCGCGGAGTCGGCAGCGCGTTAATGCGTGAGATGATCAACCTTTGCGACAACTGGATGCGCATCGACCGTATTGAGTTAACGGTGTTTGCTGATAACCCGCCAGCGCTGGCGTTGTACCGGAAATTTGGTTTCGAAATTGAGGGTACGGGCAAGAAATTCGCGCTGCGCAACGGCGAGTATGTGGATGCCTATTATATGGCAAGAATGAAGTGA
- the gntK gene encoding gluconokinase produces the protein MSTTNHDHHVYVLMGVSGSGKSAVASEVAHQLHAAFLDGDFLHPRSNITKMAAGEPLNDDDRKPWLQALNDAAFAMQRTNKVSLIVCSALKKTYRDLLRDGNPNLSFIYLKGDFEVIESRLKARKGHFFKTQMLVTQFEALQEPGSDEKDVLVVDIDQSLEGVVASTIEVINKRQ, from the coding sequence TTGAGCACGACTAATCATGATCACCACGTTTACGTCCTGATGGGCGTTTCCGGTAGCGGTAAATCTGCCGTTGCCAGCGAAGTGGCGCATCAACTTCATGCCGCGTTTCTTGATGGCGACTTCCTCCATCCGCGCAGCAACATCACCAAAATGGCCGCAGGCGAACCGCTGAACGACGACGACCGCAAACCGTGGTTGCAGGCGCTGAACGACGCTGCGTTCGCGATGCAGCGCACCAACAAAGTCTCTTTGATTGTGTGTTCCGCGCTGAAAAAAACCTACCGCGACCTGCTGCGTGACGGTAACCCGAACCTCTCTTTCATCTACCTGAAAGGTGATTTCGAGGTGATTGAAAGCCGCCTGAAGGCGCGCAAAGGTCACTTCTTCAAAACCCAGATGCTGGTGACGCAGTTTGAAGCGTTGCAGGAGCCGGGTTCGGATGAAAAAGATGTCTTAGTGGTTGATATCGATCAGTCACTGGAAGGTGTTGTTGCCAGCACCATCGAGGTTATTAATAAAAGGCAGTAA
- the gntU gene encoding gluconate transporter has protein sequence MSTLTLVLTAVGSVLLLLFLVMKARMHAFVALMVVSIGAGLFSGMPLDKIAATMEKGMGGTLGFLAIVVALGAMFGKILHETGAVDQIAVKMLKSFGHSRAHYAIGLAGLICALPLFFEVAVVLLISVAFSMARHTGTNLVKLVIPLFAGVAAAAAFLLPGPAPMLLASQMHADFGWMILIGLCAAIPGMIIAGPLWGNFISRYVELHIPDDITEPHLGEGKMPSFGFSLSLILLPLVLVGLKTIAARFVPVGSSAYEWFEFIGHPFTAILVACLVAIYGLAMRQGMPKDRVMEICGAALQPAGIILLVIGAGGVFKQVLVDSGVGPALGEALTGMGLPIAVTCFVLAAAVRIIQGSATVACLTAVGLVMPVIEQLHYSGAQMAALSICIAGGSIVVSHVNDAGFWLFGKFTGATEAQTLKTWTLMETILGTTGAIVGMIAFTLLS, from the coding sequence GTGAGTACATTAACGCTTGTTTTAACAGCAGTAGGTTCTGTTTTGCTGCTGCTGTTTTTAGTGATGAAAGCGCGTATGCACGCTTTCGTTGCTTTGATGGTGGTTTCTATTGGTGCAGGTCTGTTTTCCGGAATGCCGCTCGACAAAATCGCAGCGACCATGGAAAAAGGGATGGGCGGCACGCTGGGCTTCCTGGCGATTGTCGTGGCACTGGGTGCGATGTTTGGCAAGATTTTGCATGAGACGGGCGCAGTCGATCAGATAGCCGTCAAAATGCTGAAATCCTTCGGGCACAGCCGCGCGCACTATGCGATTGGTCTGGCCGGTCTGATTTGCGCGCTGCCGTTGTTCTTCGAAGTGGCGGTGGTGCTGCTGATTAGCGTGGCATTCTCGATGGCGCGCCATACTGGCACCAACCTTGTGAAGCTGGTTATTCCGCTGTTTGCGGGCGTGGCCGCCGCCGCAGCGTTCCTGCTGCCGGGGCCTGCACCGATGCTGCTGGCGTCCCAGATGCACGCTGACTTTGGCTGGATGATCCTGATTGGCCTGTGCGCGGCAATTCCGGGGATGATTATTGCCGGCCCGCTGTGGGGCAATTTTATCAGCCGTTATGTTGAACTGCACATTCCTGATGACATTACCGAGCCGCACCTCGGCGAAGGCAAAATGCCGTCCTTCGGATTCAGTCTGTCGCTGATCCTGCTGCCGCTGGTTCTGGTGGGCCTGAAAACCATCGCTGCGCGTTTCGTGCCGGTGGGCTCTAGCGCCTACGAATGGTTTGAGTTTATCGGCCATCCGTTCACGGCGATCCTGGTGGCGTGTCTGGTGGCGATTTACGGCCTGGCGATGCGTCAGGGGATGCCGAAAGACCGGGTGATGGAGATCTGCGGTGCTGCGCTGCAACCGGCGGGTATCATCCTGCTGGTGATCGGTGCCGGTGGCGTGTTCAAGCAGGTGCTGGTGGATTCTGGCGTGGGCCCGGCTTTGGGTGAAGCGCTGACCGGCATGGGCTTGCCGATTGCGGTAACCTGCTTTGTGCTGGCGGCTGCGGTGCGTATCATTCAGGGCTCTGCGACCGTGGCGTGTTTAACCGCCGTGGGTCTGGTGATGCCGGTGATTGAACAGCTGCATTACTCCGGTGCACAGATGGCCGCGCTGTCAATTTGTATTGCAGGTGGGTCTATCGTGGTGTCTCACGTGAATGACGCAGGCTTCTGGCTGTTCGGTAAATTCACCGGTGCGACCGAAGCACAAACCCTGAAAACCTGGACGCTGATGGAAACTATCCTCGGCACAACAGGTGCAATTGTCGGGATGATTGCGTTTACGCTGCTGAGCTAA